From the Desulfuromonadales bacterium genome, the window AGGCTGGAGAGTCGGTTGACTGGCAGTTGCTGAAGGGTTTGTTCCGCTATCGTTCCGGCCCTGAGGGGAAAAAAGTCTATTTCCTTTTTCTTCCCTGGGGCATTGGCAGTCACGTCGATGCGGCGAAAACCGAAGGGTGAGTTGCATGCGAATTCTTGAAACGATAGGAAGAAAAATCCTGAACGCTGCCCAAGGCGCTGGTGAGATGCTGGCCTTGCTGTTGGAGACTGTCTACTATTGCAAGGAGGCGCCGCGCAATCTGCCGGCGATCTTCAGGCAGATGAGCGAAATCGGTATCGGCACCCTGCCGATCGCCTCTCTGATGTCCCTGTTCATCGGCATGGTTCTGGCGCTGCAGACCGGTGGAACTCTGGCGATTTATGGGTCGCAGGAAGCGCTGGGGATCATTGTCGGCCTGTCCATGGTCAAGGAACTCGGTCCCGTCATGACCAGCCTTCTGGTGGCCGGTCGCGTTGGTTCGGCCATGGCGGCGGAAGTCGGGGCAATGGAAGTCTACGAAGAGATCGATGCGCTCAAGACCCTGGAAATCAACCCCGTCCGTTATCTGGCGATGCCGCGGCTACTGGCATGTCTGTTCGCGGTGCCGGCACTGGTGGTTTTTTCGATTATCATCGGCATTGCCGGCGGCGGGCTGGTCGCCGATATCAATCCGAAAATCAATGTCCCCTTTGGTGTCTATTACGACAACATGATCAAGTTCCTTGACTATAAGGACGTTTTCAAGGGACTTCTCAAGGCCATGGTATTCGGCGGAATTGTTGCCCAGGTCGGCTGTTATGTCGGCTTCAAGACTTCCGGCGGTGCCCGCGGGATCGGTGAATCGACGACCCGTTCGGTTGTTCTTTCGTTTCTGCTGATATTCATCGCGGATTATTTCCTGACCAGACTCATGCTTTAGACGGATGGA encodes:
- a CDS encoding ABC transporter permease yields the protein MRILETIGRKILNAAQGAGEMLALLLETVYYCKEAPRNLPAIFRQMSEIGIGTLPIASLMSLFIGMVLALQTGGTLAIYGSQEALGIIVGLSMVKELGPVMTSLLVAGRVGSAMAAEVGAMEVYEEIDALKTLEINPVRYLAMPRLLACLFAVPALVVFSIIIGIAGGGLVADINPKINVPFGVYYDNMIKFLDYKDVFKGLLKAMVFGGIVAQVGCYVGFKTSGGARGIGESTTRSVVLSFLLIFIADYFLTRLML